A region from the Salvia splendens isolate huo1 chromosome 15, SspV2, whole genome shotgun sequence genome encodes:
- the LOC121766935 gene encoding uncharacterized protein LOC121766935, with protein MKRPTDGENVYSVDATEPLVQKFLEEEFLKREFTDSAADEEVEKEVEDWFETMKVGEMDDQAIAKAITDFCELPRPTGSSGTAQVSSLAKRLNQGNPLEKEAAENPLPTEEPKPEQELKPLPAHLKYAYLGKEETMPVIINSRLTQGQEDRLLEVLKRNQKAIGWKLTDLVGISLYLCMHHIRLEEGAKPHRDQQRKLNPNMREEVLKEIFKLVSIGIIYSIPDSKWVSPVHMVPKKGGIQVVKNERNELIPTRPVTGWRMCIDYMKLNQATKKDHFPLPFIDQMLEKLAGKLYFSFLDGYSGYFQIAVNPGDQEKTTFTCPFGTYAYRRMSLASVTPQEPSRDA; from the coding sequence atgaagaggcCAACCGACGGCGAAAACGTGTACTCAGTGGACGCAACTGAGCCATTGGTGCAAAAATTTCTAGAAGAGGAATTCTTAAAGAGGGAATTCACTGACTCCGCTGCAGATGAAGAGGTCGAAAAAGAAGTGGAAGACTGGTTTGAGACCATGAAAGTCGGAGAGATGGACGACCAAGCCATCGCAAAGGCGATAACGGATTTTTGCGAGCTTCCGAGACCAACTGGGTCAAGTGGGACAGCTCAAGTATCTAGCCTAGCGAAGCGGCTTAATCAAGGCAATCCACTAGAAAAAGAAGCGGCAGAAAACCCTCTGCCTACTGAAGAGCCAAAGCCCGAACAAGAGTTGAAGCCCCTTCCAGCACATCTTAAGTACGCCTACTTGGGGAAGGAAGAAACAATGCCCGTTATCATCAACAGCCGGTTGACCCAGGGGCAGGAAGACAGATTGCTGGAAGTGCTGAAGAGAAATCaaaaggcgattggatggaaaCTGACGGATTTGGTGGGCATCAGCCTATATTTGTGTATGCACCACATCCGATTGGAAGAAGGAGCCAAGCCACACCGCGaccaacaaagaaaactcaaccctaacatgagggaagaggtgcttAAGGAAATTTTCAAGTTGGTCTCGATTGGAATCATCTACTCCATCCCGGACAGCAAATGGGTCAGTCCAGTGCACATGGTGCCGAAGAAAGGAGGAATCCAAGTCGTAAAAAATGAAAGGAACGAATTGATTCCGACAAGACCGGTTACtgggtggagaatgtgcatagactacatGAAGCTGAACCAAGCTAcaaagaaggatcacttccccctgcctttcattgatcaaatgttgGAAAAGTTGGCGGGGAAGCTGTACTTCAGTTTTTTGGATGGTTATAGTGGCTATTTCCAGATTGCCGTAAACCCAGGTGACCAAGAGAAAACAACGTTCACCTGCCCCTTCGGCACATATGCTTACAGAAGAATGTCTTTGGCCTCTGTAACGCCCCAGGAACCTTCcagagatgcatga